A genomic window from Lycium barbarum isolate Lr01 chromosome 4, ASM1917538v2, whole genome shotgun sequence includes:
- the LOC132638673 gene encoding putative zinc finger protein CONSTANS-LIKE 11, giving the protein MKNCELCNGLARIYCESDQANLCWECDMKVHSANFLVAKHSRSLLCHVCQAPTAWSATGTKIGRTISLCERCANEEENKNDIEQEIDLEDIQVVPWSSTPPPPPPSSSSSSDEESLNSYGSFSLKRMREDDDDSGTSTSHREVDAPPEARGGDEGAAIAVDSFSTRMRTPSKIQRTEERLTDRVGLKLKRSSVVKV; this is encoded by the exons atgaaaaatTGTGAACTTTGTAATGGATTGGCTAGGATATACTGTGAATCAGACCAGGCGAATTTGTGTTGGGAATGTGATATGAAGGTGCACTCGGCGAACTTTCTCGTAGCGAAGCACTCGAGGTCGTTACTATGCCACGTGTGCCAAGCGCCAACAGCTTGGTCGGCTACAGGTACGAAGATTGGCCGAACAATCTCTCTATGTGAGCGGTGCGCCAAcgaagaagaaaataaaaatgaTATTGAGCAGGAGATTGATTTAGAGGATATTCAGGTTGTTCCGTGGTCATCTACTCCGCCTCCACCACCGCCTTCGAGTTCATCCAGCAGCGATGAGGAGTCATTGAATAGCTATGGAAGTTTCTCTTTGAAGCGAATGCGTGAAGATGAT GATGATAGTGGAACTTCAACATCTCATCGGGAAGTTGACGCGCCGCCGGAGGCGCGTGGCGGCGATGAAGGGGCGGCGATTGCTGTTGACTCATTTTCAACGAGGATGAGAACGCCTTCAAAGATCCAGAGAACTGAAGAGAGGTTAACGGATCGGGTCGGGTTGAAATTGAAGAGATCCAGTGTGGTAAAAGTTTAA